One part of the Prochlorococcus marinus str. MIT 9313 genome encodes these proteins:
- the thyX gene encoding FAD-dependent thymidylate synthase produces the protein MNSVSLISVTPKAEEIIAYCARVSNPQNQDNPDSERLIRYLIKHRHWSPFEMAHIVMEIGTTRAIAAQILRHRSFSFQEFSQRYADVSTMAFAKPPSLRRQDIKNRQSSIDDLDQETVSKLSSKANLLFEQSRDLYQEMLAAGVAKECAREVLPLATPTKIYMAGSVRSWLHYIDLRSAHGTQKEHQDVAIKCREILTKEMPCVCNAMWP, from the coding sequence ATGAATAGCGTATCCTTAATCTCCGTAACGCCCAAGGCAGAAGAAATCATTGCTTACTGTGCGAGAGTCTCAAATCCTCAAAATCAAGACAATCCTGATAGCGAAAGGCTTATCCGCTATCTGATTAAACATCGTCACTGGAGTCCCTTCGAGATGGCCCATATAGTTATGGAAATAGGAACGACCCGAGCAATAGCAGCGCAAATCCTCAGACATCGAAGCTTCTCTTTTCAAGAATTTAGTCAGCGCTATGCTGATGTCTCAACAATGGCCTTTGCTAAGCCGCCTTCACTACGCAGGCAAGACATAAAAAACAGGCAAAGTAGCATCGACGATCTTGATCAAGAGACAGTATCAAAACTGAGTTCAAAAGCGAACTTATTGTTTGAACAAAGTCGCGACCTATACCAAGAGATGCTTGCAGCTGGTGTCGCGAAAGAATGCGCAAGAGAAGTTCTCCCACTAGCAACTCCCACGAAAATCTATATGGCAGGGAGCGTTAGATCTTGGCTTCATTATATCGATCTGCGCTCCGCACATGGCACCCAAAAAGAACACCAAGACGTTGCTATCAAGTGCCGAGAAATACTCACAAAAGAGATGCCTTGCGTATGCAATGCAATGTGGCCTTGA
- a CDS encoding metallophosphoesterase family protein — protein MRLVQLSDPHLVAFNQRLVRGQNPLLNFQCALQHGASHSPDLLLITGDLCHDETWCGYILLRHELQNLSPSIKVAVLPGNHDNPLFIKAALGRHAFTAPADLNVDGVRLILLSSHVPGRTAGQLGESQLQWLDARLSDFQQSGRPLVVAVHHPPLPIGSSWLDAIGLVDGEALIKLLTPVDELCAVVCGHIHQHWQGGLPGRKDVLVLGCPSTLCSFKAVQPCLLGREDEPGGRLIELDERGNFFEKLLRWSYPDLDQADAGR, from the coding sequence ATGCGCTTAGTACAGCTTAGTGATCCTCATCTTGTTGCCTTTAATCAACGATTGGTGCGAGGTCAAAATCCTCTGTTGAATTTTCAGTGTGCATTGCAACATGGAGCCTCTCATTCCCCGGATCTGCTTTTGATTACTGGTGATCTTTGCCATGACGAAACCTGGTGTGGGTATATTTTGTTGCGTCATGAATTGCAGAATCTTTCTCCATCAATCAAGGTTGCTGTTCTTCCTGGCAACCATGACAACCCTTTGTTCATCAAGGCGGCTCTTGGACGCCATGCCTTTACAGCCCCAGCAGATTTGAATGTGGATGGTGTTCGTCTCATTCTTCTTAGTAGTCATGTCCCAGGTCGAACAGCAGGTCAACTTGGTGAATCACAACTGCAATGGCTCGATGCGCGCTTATCAGATTTTCAGCAATCTGGCAGGCCATTAGTGGTGGCGGTGCATCATCCACCTTTGCCGATTGGCTCTTCCTGGTTGGATGCCATTGGTCTAGTGGATGGTGAGGCGTTGATCAAGCTACTCACTCCTGTAGACGAGTTATGCGCTGTGGTATGTGGCCATATCCATCAGCACTGGCAAGGGGGATTGCCTGGGCGTAAAGATGTGTTGGTGCTTGGCTGCCCTTCCACTCTTTGCAGTTTTAAGGCTGTACAACCATGCCTTCTGGGTCGAGAAGATGAACCTGGTGGGCGTTTGATTGAGTTGGATGAAAGGGGCAACTTTTTTGAAAAGCTCCTGCGATGGTCATATCCCGATCTTGACCAGGCTGATGCGGGTCGATAA
- a CDS encoding DnaJ C-terminal domain-containing protein — protein MAGSGYRDYFKVLGVERNADSDDIKRAFRKLARQYHPDVNPGDSTAEAKFKEVSEAYEVLSDPDKRSKYEQFGRYWNQASGMGGGGPAGAGFEVDFGRYGNFDDFINDLLGRFGGPQAAAGFGAGFPGGAGFPRGSSRAPVNLDAEATLKVSFAEAFRGTERTLSVNEERVQVRIPQGIKPGSRLRLKGKGNLQPGTGRRGDLFLNIDVQNHPLWRLDGDQLRADLPVALDEFALGGTATVMTPDGEAQVTIPAGTSPGRSLRLKGKGWPSPGGRGDLLLTLNLKLPSEWSADELELLKRLQQSRSTDPRQAWLQMAPL, from the coding sequence ATGGCCGGCAGCGGCTACCGGGATTATTTCAAGGTTCTCGGAGTTGAGCGCAACGCCGATAGCGATGACATCAAGCGAGCATTCCGCAAGCTGGCGCGCCAGTACCACCCTGATGTGAATCCCGGTGATTCTACTGCTGAGGCGAAGTTCAAGGAGGTGAGTGAGGCATATGAGGTGCTTTCCGATCCGGATAAACGCAGTAAATATGAGCAGTTTGGCCGCTATTGGAATCAGGCCAGTGGCATGGGTGGCGGAGGTCCTGCCGGCGCTGGTTTTGAAGTTGACTTTGGTCGTTATGGGAATTTTGACGACTTCATTAATGACCTTTTGGGCCGTTTTGGTGGGCCTCAAGCTGCTGCTGGTTTTGGCGCTGGTTTCCCTGGTGGCGCAGGCTTCCCTAGAGGGAGCTCTCGTGCTCCGGTGAATCTTGATGCCGAAGCCACCTTGAAGGTGAGTTTTGCTGAAGCGTTTCGCGGTACCGAACGCACCCTTTCTGTTAATGAAGAACGAGTGCAGGTGCGCATTCCGCAGGGCATTAAACCTGGTTCGCGCTTACGCCTCAAGGGAAAGGGCAATCTTCAACCTGGTACTGGCCGGCGGGGTGATCTTTTCCTCAATATTGATGTACAAAACCATCCCTTATGGCGGTTGGATGGTGATCAGCTGAGGGCCGATTTGCCCGTTGCGCTCGATGAGTTTGCACTAGGGGGTACGGCGACGGTGATGACTCCTGATGGGGAAGCTCAGGTGACCATTCCTGCAGGAACCTCGCCAGGCCGCAGTCTGCGGCTTAAAGGCAAAGGTTGGCCTTCGCCTGGGGGGCGTGGTGATTTGCTCTTGACCCTCAACCTGAAGTTACCGTCTGAATGGTCTGCCGATGAGCTGGAGTTGTTGAAACGGTTGCAGCAGTCTCGCAGTACTGACCCCCGCCAGGCGTGGCTTCAGATGGCTCCACTCTGA
- a CDS encoding endonuclease MutS2, which yields MSAVVMSSEVSTASLAFQDTLKQLEWPRLCEHLAGFASTLQGRRHCQTLSLPADLSASRLRLAETLEIGALDGLIDGGLSFQGVHDLGHILARCSKGGVASGEELLAVADTLAAARRLRRQINDPELRPTISSLLLDVATMPELERRLKFALEEGGRVADRVSSKLAGLRRQWQGLRQERRDCLQEVVRRHAAMLQDTVIADRHGRPVLAVKAAAVSQLPGLVHDSSASGSTVFVEPQVVITLSNRLAELDGRIREQQQLVLAELSAAVAEAGVSIGRLAEVLLQLDLALARGRYGQWLGGVPPTLHAEAAAPFSLQELRHPLLVWQHRRDHGEAVVPISVEVSSTLKVVAITGPNTGGKTVTLKSVGLALLMARAGLLLPCTGSPSMPWCAQVLADIGDEQSLQQNLSTFSGHVKRIGCILEALNEGPGPALVLLDEVGAGTDPSEGTALATALLRTLADRARLTIATTHFGKLKALKYGDSRFENASVAFDGETMLPTYRLQWGIPGRSNALSIAMRLGLDGAVIAHAQELLGPCGDGEVNEVIRGLEEQRSLQQAAAEDAAALLARTELLHEELLSRWQKQRKQSAALQEQGRQKLESSIREGQKEVRQLIRRLREGRADGESARRAGQRLRRIQADHRIQPQRKQHMGWRPEVGERIRLLALGKAAEVIAISEDGKQLTVRCGVMRSTVELSGVESLDGLKPSPPELVVKVKVRSGLGRGAEVRTTRNTVDVRGLRVHEAEVAVEEHLRSSTGPIWVIHGIGSGKLKRGLRQWLETVPYVERVHDADQGDGGAGCSVIWLH from the coding sequence ATGAGCGCTGTAGTCATGAGCTCTGAGGTCTCGACTGCTTCCCTTGCCTTTCAGGACACACTCAAGCAGCTTGAATGGCCACGCTTATGTGAACACCTCGCTGGATTTGCCAGCACCTTGCAGGGCCGGCGTCATTGCCAGACTTTGTCGCTTCCTGCCGATTTGTCTGCTAGCCGTTTGCGCTTGGCAGAAACTCTTGAGATCGGTGCTTTGGATGGTCTGATTGATGGAGGCCTCAGCTTTCAGGGTGTCCATGACCTTGGCCATATCCTGGCTCGCTGTTCAAAAGGTGGTGTGGCTTCTGGGGAAGAGCTTTTAGCTGTTGCCGACACCCTTGCAGCAGCGCGCCGCTTGCGCCGCCAGATTAATGATCCAGAGCTTCGTCCCACGATCTCGTCACTGTTGCTGGATGTCGCAACGATGCCCGAGCTGGAACGGCGACTCAAATTTGCATTGGAAGAGGGTGGTCGGGTGGCTGATCGCGTCAGCTCCAAGCTCGCTGGCTTGCGACGACAGTGGCAAGGTTTGCGTCAGGAACGTCGTGATTGCCTACAGGAGGTGGTCAGGCGTCATGCGGCCATGCTGCAGGACACTGTGATCGCAGATCGCCATGGCCGGCCAGTGCTAGCGGTGAAAGCCGCCGCAGTGTCTCAACTCCCCGGCCTGGTCCACGACAGCTCAGCATCTGGCAGCACAGTCTTTGTTGAGCCTCAGGTTGTGATCACCCTGAGTAATCGTCTTGCTGAATTGGATGGTCGTATCCGAGAGCAGCAGCAGCTCGTCTTGGCGGAGTTGAGTGCGGCGGTGGCTGAGGCCGGCGTATCGATCGGGCGCCTGGCAGAGGTTCTGCTTCAACTCGACTTGGCTCTGGCTCGTGGCCGTTATGGTCAATGGCTTGGTGGGGTCCCCCCTACGTTGCATGCCGAGGCTGCAGCTCCTTTTAGCCTTCAGGAGCTGCGACATCCCTTGCTGGTTTGGCAGCATCGCCGTGACCATGGGGAAGCTGTGGTGCCGATCAGCGTTGAGGTCTCCTCCACCCTGAAAGTGGTCGCGATTACAGGACCCAACACCGGTGGAAAGACTGTCACGCTTAAGAGTGTTGGCCTGGCCTTGCTGATGGCTCGGGCGGGTCTCTTGTTGCCTTGCACAGGGAGTCCATCAATGCCTTGGTGTGCTCAGGTGCTTGCTGATATCGGTGATGAACAGTCACTACAACAGAATCTCTCCACCTTTAGTGGCCATGTGAAGCGCATTGGCTGCATTCTTGAAGCCTTGAACGAGGGGCCTGGTCCAGCTTTGGTGCTTCTTGATGAGGTCGGGGCGGGTACTGATCCCAGTGAAGGGACGGCCCTGGCCACAGCCCTGCTGCGCACGCTTGCCGACCGGGCTCGCCTGACCATCGCGACAACTCATTTCGGCAAACTCAAGGCACTCAAATATGGCGATTCTCGCTTTGAAAACGCTTCTGTGGCCTTTGATGGCGAGACGATGTTGCCCACCTATCGACTGCAATGGGGAATCCCTGGTCGCAGTAATGCCCTCAGTATCGCGATGCGGCTTGGCCTAGACGGCGCAGTGATTGCTCATGCCCAAGAGCTGCTGGGACCTTGTGGTGATGGAGAGGTGAATGAAGTGATCCGTGGTCTTGAAGAGCAACGCAGCCTTCAACAGGCAGCTGCTGAAGATGCCGCGGCTCTGCTGGCACGCACGGAATTGCTGCATGAGGAACTTCTCAGTCGCTGGCAGAAGCAGCGCAAGCAGTCTGCAGCTTTGCAGGAACAAGGTCGCCAGAAGCTGGAGAGCTCCATTCGAGAGGGGCAGAAGGAAGTCCGTCAGTTGATTCGCCGGTTGCGCGAGGGTCGTGCCGATGGTGAGTCCGCACGACGTGCAGGTCAGCGCTTGCGTCGCATTCAGGCTGACCATCGGATTCAGCCTCAACGCAAACAGCACATGGGCTGGCGTCCTGAGGTGGGAGAGCGCATTCGGCTGTTGGCCCTTGGCAAGGCGGCAGAAGTGATTGCTATCTCTGAAGATGGCAAACAACTCACGGTGCGTTGTGGAGTCATGCGCAGCACTGTGGAGCTGTCAGGGGTGGAAAGCCTTGATGGCCTGAAGCCAAGTCCTCCAGAGTTGGTGGTGAAGGTGAAGGTCCGTTCAGGTCTGGGCCGTGGCGCGGAGGTACGCACGACCCGCAACACCGTGGATGTTCGCGGACTGCGTGTGCATGAAGCCGAGGTTGCCGTTGAGGAGCACTTGCGCAGTAGCACTGGTCCGATATGGGTCATTCATGGCATCGGCAGCGGCAAACTCAAGCGGGGGCTACGCCAGTGGCTTGAGACCGTTCCTTATGTGGAACGCGTCCACGATGCGGATCAGGGTGATGGTGGAGCCGGTTGCAGTGTGATTTGGCTGCATTAG
- the hemB gene encoding porphobilinogen synthase, with amino-acid sequence MDLTYRPRRLRRTPALRSMVREHSLTAADFIYPLFVHEGAGVEPIGAMPGTNRWSLDRLMAEVQRAWGLGIRCVVLFPKVAEGLKTEDGAECFNEHGLIPRAITQLKHELPEMTVMTDVALDPYSCDGHDGIVSTEGVVLNDETIEQLCRQAVVQARAGADMIGPSDMMDGRVGAIREALDDEGFEHVGIISYTAKYSSAYYGPFREALDSAPRVAGGKPIPKDKSTYQMDPANAREAITEAQLDEQEGADILMVKPGLAYLDIIHRLSEESELPIAAYNVSGEYSMVKAAAERGWLDERAVVLETLLSFKRAGADLILTYHACDAAAWLRQG; translated from the coding sequence ATGGATCTCACTTATCGCCCTCGTCGGCTGCGTCGTACTCCTGCCCTGCGTTCCATGGTGCGGGAGCACAGCCTCACTGCTGCTGACTTTATCTATCCCTTGTTTGTCCATGAGGGAGCTGGTGTTGAGCCGATCGGTGCCATGCCAGGAACCAATCGCTGGAGCCTCGATCGCTTAATGGCAGAAGTTCAACGGGCCTGGGGGCTGGGCATTCGTTGTGTGGTGCTTTTCCCGAAAGTTGCTGAGGGCCTCAAAACTGAAGATGGGGCGGAATGTTTCAATGAGCATGGGTTGATTCCGCGGGCCATCACGCAGCTCAAGCATGAGCTGCCGGAAATGACAGTGATGACCGATGTGGCTTTGGATCCCTATTCCTGTGATGGTCATGACGGCATCGTTAGCACCGAGGGTGTGGTGCTTAACGACGAGACGATTGAACAACTCTGTCGTCAGGCGGTGGTTCAGGCTCGTGCTGGTGCTGACATGATTGGACCCAGCGACATGATGGATGGCCGCGTCGGCGCCATCCGTGAAGCTCTTGACGACGAGGGTTTTGAGCATGTGGGGATCATCAGCTATACAGCGAAATACTCTTCGGCGTACTACGGCCCGTTTCGCGAGGCGCTTGATTCAGCCCCGCGCGTGGCTGGTGGCAAGCCAATCCCTAAAGACAAGAGTACTTATCAAATGGATCCAGCCAATGCTCGTGAGGCCATTACTGAGGCTCAACTCGATGAGCAGGAAGGTGCAGACATTCTCATGGTGAAGCCTGGCCTGGCCTATCTCGACATCATTCATCGTTTAAGCGAAGAATCGGAGTTACCCATCGCTGCTTACAACGTGAGTGGCGAGTATTCGATGGTGAAGGCTGCTGCGGAAAGGGGTTGGCTTGATGAGCGGGCGGTGGTTCTAGAAACCTTGTTGAGTTTCAAGCGAGCTGGTGCCGATTTGATCCTCACCTACCACGCTTGTGATGCAGCCGCTTGGTTACGGCAGGGATGA
- a CDS encoding pentapeptide repeat-containing protein, protein MAADATYPSMWENDQGGADHSMLETRKNLDTLSQKYPFLEQVEDGKPLTAEFVKYDLAGYDLSEADLRGSTFSVTSLKNANLHGTNLEDVLAYATRFDNADLSESILRNANLRKSEFAGALIDGADFTNALLDKQEQKALCARATGKNSKTGVDTYSSLDCSGISERVIPASR, encoded by the coding sequence TTGGCAGCTGATGCCACTTATCCAAGTATGTGGGAGAATGATCAGGGTGGAGCTGATCATTCGATGCTAGAGACTAGGAAGAACCTAGATACTCTCAGCCAAAAGTATCCATTTCTCGAACAAGTTGAAGATGGTAAACCCTTAACAGCGGAATTTGTAAAATATGATCTTGCCGGCTATGATTTAAGCGAGGCTGATCTACGTGGATCGACATTCAGCGTAACGTCCCTGAAGAATGCCAATCTCCACGGTACAAACTTAGAGGATGTATTGGCTTACGCCACTCGTTTTGACAATGCCGACCTTTCAGAAAGTATCCTACGCAACGCGAATCTAAGGAAGAGTGAATTCGCTGGTGCTTTAATTGATGGGGCTGACTTCACTAACGCCTTACTTGACAAGCAAGAACAGAAAGCACTCTGCGCAAGAGCTACAGGCAAGAATTCAAAAACTGGCGTAGATACATATAGCAGCCTTGATTGTTCTGGAATCTCAGAACGGGTTATTCCGGCCAGCAGATAG
- a CDS encoding ABC transporter ATP-binding protein, with translation MAGVRFKALNKSYPGRRNEPSVEVIRQLNLQINDGEFLVLVGPSGCGKSTLLRLLAGLEAPTSGEIYVGKQPVSQLRPAQRDVAMVFQNYALYPHLSVRDNLVFGLRRSQQRSLGQLLQDQLHRKTRNFPPLLQVSSIREQRIERRTREVAEALELQPLLNRQPKELSGGQKQRVALGRAMAREPSVFLMDEPLSNLDAKLRNSTRTQIVDLQRQLGTTTIYVTHDQVEAMTMGHRIAVLNQGQLQQLGTPIELYQWPSNLFVAQFIGSPPMNVLPVFAGPANTLLLGDRRLAVEGPMAEALLHLEEGQPLSAGLRPEHLRVAPSTNRNLAAIVSHLEVLGNEQLITCKLVDGNHLVQVRASPELSLSAGSNLHLEPDPRGWRLFGADGEAIAMTVQDNTEQDPNDRKLHLPILG, from the coding sequence GTGGCCGGCGTTCGCTTCAAGGCTCTCAACAAGAGCTACCCAGGCAGGCGGAATGAACCCTCTGTTGAGGTCATTCGTCAACTGAATCTACAAATCAACGATGGTGAATTCCTTGTGCTTGTTGGCCCCTCCGGCTGTGGCAAAAGCACACTACTAAGGCTGCTCGCGGGCCTCGAAGCCCCTACAAGCGGCGAGATCTACGTAGGCAAACAACCTGTCTCGCAGCTACGACCTGCCCAAAGGGACGTGGCGATGGTGTTCCAAAACTACGCGCTTTATCCCCACTTAAGTGTGCGAGACAACCTGGTCTTCGGCCTACGGCGCAGCCAGCAGCGATCTTTAGGCCAACTCCTGCAAGACCAACTCCATCGCAAGACCCGCAACTTTCCTCCACTTCTGCAGGTTTCATCTATCCGAGAGCAACGAATCGAGCGCCGGACAAGGGAAGTTGCTGAAGCCCTGGAGCTTCAACCACTGCTCAATCGCCAACCCAAAGAACTCTCTGGCGGTCAAAAACAACGTGTTGCTCTCGGCCGGGCAATGGCGAGAGAGCCGTCTGTATTCCTGATGGACGAACCACTCAGCAACTTGGACGCAAAACTGCGCAACAGCACGCGCACTCAAATCGTTGACCTCCAGCGTCAACTTGGCACCACCACCATCTACGTCACCCACGACCAAGTCGAGGCGATGACGATGGGTCATCGGATTGCGGTACTGAATCAAGGGCAACTACAGCAATTAGGCACGCCAATCGAGCTCTATCAATGGCCATCAAACCTTTTTGTTGCGCAGTTCATCGGCAGTCCGCCCATGAACGTACTGCCAGTATTTGCTGGCCCCGCCAATACGCTCCTACTAGGTGATCGTCGCCTAGCGGTTGAAGGACCAATGGCCGAAGCGCTGCTGCATCTGGAAGAGGGGCAACCGCTCAGCGCTGGTCTTCGACCGGAGCATTTGCGCGTAGCTCCTTCCACCAATCGCAATCTCGCGGCAATCGTGAGTCATCTAGAAGTCTTAGGAAATGAACAACTGATCACCTGCAAACTTGTTGACGGGAACCATCTGGTTCAAGTGAGGGCCTCGCCCGAACTCTCGCTCAGTGCTGGAAGCAACCTGCATCTAGAGCCAGATCCTCGAGGCTGGCGACTGTTTGGTGCCGACGGGGAAGCCATCGCAATGACAGTTCAAGACAACACTGAACAAGACCCAAACGACCGCAAACTCCACTTGCCCATTCTGGGCTAA
- a CDS encoding NAD(P)/FAD-dependent oxidoreductase, giving the protein METIEADVVIVGGGPAGCSCALYTSRADLKTVILDKNPDVGALAITHQIANYPGVSSEMSGEALLALMREQAVSFGSDYRRAQVFGVDVNGEWKTVYTPEGTFKARALVVATGALGRPASFKGEAEYLGRGVSYCATCDGAFYKGREVAVVGANKEAVEEGQVLTKFASRVHWLTTSDPKEDDAHAQALMTQPNVQHWSRTRLMLIEGDDAGVTGIKLKNRTQETEQDLAVEGVFVYMSGSKPITDFLGDQVAFKEDGGVVVDDFMATTVDGVWAIGDIRNTPFKQAVVAASDGCIAAMAIDRFLNSRKGIRVDWVH; this is encoded by the coding sequence TTGGAAACAATCGAAGCCGATGTGGTGATCGTGGGTGGAGGCCCAGCTGGTTGCAGCTGCGCGCTTTACACATCGCGTGCCGATTTGAAGACAGTCATCCTTGATAAGAATCCTGATGTAGGCGCCTTGGCTATCACGCATCAGATCGCGAATTATCCGGGCGTTTCCAGTGAGATGAGTGGTGAAGCGCTGCTGGCTTTGATGCGTGAGCAGGCCGTTTCTTTCGGCAGTGATTATCGCCGTGCCCAGGTTTTTGGTGTGGACGTAAATGGTGAGTGGAAAACGGTGTATACCCCTGAAGGGACTTTTAAGGCAAGGGCGCTGGTTGTAGCGACTGGCGCTTTGGGGCGCCCAGCATCATTTAAGGGAGAGGCAGAGTACCTTGGCCGTGGCGTGAGCTATTGCGCTACCTGTGATGGTGCTTTCTATAAAGGACGTGAGGTAGCTGTTGTTGGGGCAAACAAAGAGGCTGTTGAGGAAGGACAGGTGCTGACCAAGTTCGCCTCGAGAGTGCATTGGCTTACCACGAGTGACCCCAAGGAAGATGACGCGCACGCGCAAGCGTTGATGACTCAGCCCAATGTTCAACACTGGAGCCGCACAAGATTGATGTTGATCGAGGGAGATGATGCTGGCGTGACTGGCATCAAGTTGAAAAATCGGACTCAGGAGACAGAGCAGGACTTGGCCGTTGAAGGTGTGTTTGTTTACATGAGTGGCTCTAAGCCAATTACTGATTTCTTAGGTGATCAGGTGGCTTTTAAAGAGGATGGTGGCGTTGTGGTCGATGACTTCATGGCCACAACAGTGGACGGGGTATGGGCTATTGGTGATATTCGGAACACCCCGTTTAAGCAGGCAGTAGTGGCCGCATCAGACGGTTGTATTGCAGCAATGGCGATCGATCGCTTCCTGAATAGCCGCAAGGGGATTCGTGTTGATTGGGTGCATTAG
- a CDS encoding sodium/glutamate symporter: MVNGLQSLLHATQPTNLWLALILLTVLALLLSLGRRLEPALRLERLGLPIALLAGTAGLLLGPYGPLPLLPLSVTDIWTEVPTALLTLVFATLMLGRPLPKGQGLWEPVASQAMLGMMLGFGQYLVGGLAVLLVLIPLLGVDPLMGCLIEVGFEGGHGAAAVMGESFRELGFPGGQDLGLAMATVGLLTSTLLGSVLVIFGRWRGWVAPHSPTEIGDTGAVEEETSFGKQLRLLAVNLGLAGAAVACGVLMLEGLRLLGPWLGEFYRQVIHVFPVFPLALGGSLLIRLALEVSGKTQWVSQLLQREIGILATDLLITTAMASLNLPLLQHDWLPLTVLSVTGLAWNLLIMLFVARFTLREEWFERSITEFGQATGVAASGLLLLRLADPRNLTKALPVFSIKQLILQPILSGGVITVVAPLAVTRWGLLGWTELCGFLTVICIGLAAIINITSSPESTEAA, encoded by the coding sequence ATGGTTAACGGCTTGCAAAGCCTGCTCCATGCCACCCAGCCAACCAATTTGTGGCTGGCCCTAATTCTGCTGACTGTGCTGGCTTTGTTGCTGAGCTTGGGGCGAAGGCTCGAACCTGCCCTGCGACTGGAGCGACTAGGCCTGCCTATTGCCCTGTTGGCCGGCACAGCAGGCCTGCTGCTGGGGCCCTATGGCCCCCTACCCCTGCTGCCACTGAGCGTAACGGACATCTGGACTGAAGTCCCAACAGCGTTGCTTACCCTGGTCTTCGCCACCTTGATGCTCGGGCGCCCCCTCCCGAAAGGTCAAGGCTTATGGGAGCCTGTGGCATCCCAGGCCATGCTGGGAATGATGCTCGGTTTTGGTCAATACCTAGTGGGGGGACTAGCGGTCCTACTGGTGTTGATTCCCCTGTTGGGGGTTGATCCGCTCATGGGCTGCCTGATTGAAGTGGGTTTTGAGGGCGGCCATGGGGCAGCGGCCGTTATGGGTGAAAGCTTTCGCGAACTCGGCTTCCCTGGTGGCCAAGATCTTGGCCTGGCAATGGCAACAGTGGGCCTGCTCACATCAACCCTTCTGGGCAGTGTCCTGGTGATTTTCGGCCGTTGGCGTGGATGGGTTGCCCCCCATAGCCCCACAGAAATCGGAGACACAGGAGCTGTTGAAGAAGAAACGAGTTTTGGCAAACAACTTCGCCTGCTGGCCGTCAATCTTGGCCTTGCTGGAGCCGCTGTGGCTTGCGGCGTTTTAATGCTCGAAGGCCTGCGATTATTGGGCCCTTGGCTGGGGGAGTTCTACCGGCAAGTCATTCACGTCTTCCCAGTCTTTCCTCTTGCACTAGGGGGTTCACTACTGATCCGACTAGCCCTGGAAGTCTCAGGCAAAACTCAATGGGTATCACAGTTATTGCAACGTGAAATCGGCATCCTGGCCACCGACCTGCTGATCACCACCGCAATGGCAAGCCTGAATCTGCCGCTGCTGCAACACGACTGGCTTCCGCTAACTGTGTTATCTGTGACAGGGCTGGCCTGGAATCTATTGATCATGCTCTTTGTGGCCAGGTTCACACTGCGCGAGGAATGGTTCGAGCGCTCGATCACCGAGTTCGGACAGGCCACTGGAGTAGCTGCGAGTGGCCTTTTGCTGCTACGACTGGCCGATCCCCGCAACCTGACAAAAGCCTTACCTGTGTTTTCGATCAAACAATTGATCCTGCAACCAATTCTCTCTGGTGGGGTGATCACCGTTGTAGCCCCTCTAGCAGTAACTCGATGGGGACTGCTTGGCTGGACAGAACTTTGCGGCTTTCTTACTGTTATATGTATTGGATTAGCAGCAATCATCAACATCACCTCATCACCAGAATCAACAGAAGCTGCGTGA